From the Bacteroidota bacterium genome, one window contains:
- a CDS encoding amino acid dehydrogenase produces the protein MLERLQAFEAKRPEIVFEWKDSETEAEGWVVINSLRGGAAGGGTRMREGLNKHEVLSLAKTMEVKFSVCGPQIGGAKSGINFNPADPRKEGVLKRWYAAVLPLLKTYYGTGGDLNVDEIKEVLPITKAMGLLHCQEGIAVGHFKPDADGKQRIISRLQNGVSKVIDTPYYTPGGQPWVVADMITGWGVVEAVRHYYDLWASGWAGKRVIVQGFGNVGAAAAYYAAQYGLPVVGIIDRNGGLLKPEGFSLDEIRQLFLTRDGNCLAAPNLIPYDELMEKIWSVEAEIFLPCARSRVLTRAQVDQMKAAGMEVISSGANVPFDDPQIFLGPTAIHADNSLAVLPDFIANCGMARAFAYFMGSDGPLEDEAIFKDVSNCIYDALADVNSMNPETTALWQAGLGLALDKLGS, from the coding sequence ATGCTGGAAAGACTGCAGGCCTTCGAGGCCAAAAGACCCGAAATTGTCTTCGAATGGAAGGATTCTGAAACTGAAGCCGAAGGCTGGGTGGTGATCAACTCCTTGCGCGGCGGTGCTGCAGGCGGTGGTACGCGCATGCGCGAAGGCCTCAACAAACACGAGGTGCTGTCACTTGCCAAGACCATGGAAGTGAAATTTTCGGTCTGTGGACCACAAATCGGCGGTGCCAAATCAGGGATCAACTTCAATCCTGCAGATCCACGCAAAGAAGGCGTGCTCAAACGCTGGTATGCCGCCGTTTTGCCCTTGCTCAAGACTTACTATGGTACCGGCGGGGACCTCAATGTCGATGAAATCAAGGAAGTTTTGCCCATCACCAAGGCGATGGGATTGCTTCATTGCCAAGAAGGTATCGCGGTGGGCCACTTCAAACCCGATGCCGACGGAAAGCAACGCATCATTTCGCGCCTGCAAAACGGCGTGAGCAAGGTGATTGATACACCTTATTATACGCCTGGCGGCCAACCTTGGGTCGTGGCCGACATGATTACCGGCTGGGGAGTCGTCGAAGCTGTGCGCCATTATTACGACCTCTGGGCAAGCGGATGGGCTGGCAAACGTGTGATCGTCCAAGGATTTGGCAACGTCGGCGCCGCAGCTGCCTACTATGCCGCCCAATATGGCCTGCCTGTCGTTGGCATCATTGACCGCAATGGCGGCCTGCTCAAACCCGAAGGCTTCAGCCTCGACGAAATCCGGCAGCTTTTCCTGACCCGCGATGGCAACTGTCTCGCGGCTCCCAACCTCATCCCCTACGACGAATTGATGGAAAAAATCTGGTCTGTCGAGGCCGAGATTTTCCTCCCTTGCGCCCGCTCGCGGGTGCTTACACGTGCACAGGTCGACCAAATGAAGGCGGCAGGCATGGAAGTCATCTCGAGCGGTGCCAATGTCCCCTTCGACGATCCGCAAATTTTCCTCGGCCCGACGGCGATTCATGCCGACAATTCCTTGGCGGTCCTCCCCGATTTCATTGCCAACTGTGGCATGGCGCGTGCCTTTGCCTATTTCATGGGCAGCGACGGCCCGCTCGAGGACGAGGCGATCTTCAAAGATGTGAGCAATTGCATCTACGATGCCTTGGCCGATGTCAATTCCATGAATCCGGAGACGACGGCGCTCTGGCAGGCTGGACTTGGGTTGGCGCTGGACAAACTGGGAAGCTGA
- a CDS encoding ComF family protein codes for MELAWAWIRAHKTLLRDILQLIFPKNCPGCENTLLKGEGAVCLKCLLEIGETHFHSAPQDNELYFRLAGKVPLDGAVALFYFDKRGRFKRIIQALKYGNRPQVGQFLGHFYGEKLSGIVAFSKADVIVPVPLHRSRYAERGYNQSEMIGKGLSKALGIPMVTDALVRSSKTKTQTKKSQTERWQNVEDAFELRKPLGGKLILVDDVVTTGATLEACIRELYAQPVPPEAVYVLALGMARHG; via the coding sequence TTGGAACTTGCTTGGGCTTGGATTCGGGCGCACAAAACATTGCTACGCGACATTCTGCAACTCATATTTCCTAAAAACTGTCCCGGCTGCGAAAACACGCTGCTCAAGGGCGAAGGCGCGGTTTGTTTGAAATGTCTGCTTGAAATCGGGGAAACCCATTTCCATTCGGCTCCCCAAGACAACGAATTGTATTTCAGATTGGCAGGAAAAGTTCCCTTGGATGGGGCGGTTGCGCTCTTTTATTTTGACAAGCGTGGACGTTTCAAACGCATCATTCAAGCTTTAAAATATGGCAACCGACCGCAGGTGGGGCAGTTTCTTGGTCATTTTTACGGGGAGAAGTTGTCGGGAATCGTTGCGTTTTCCAAGGCAGATGTGATTGTACCGGTTCCATTGCACCGCAGCCGCTACGCCGAGCGAGGCTATAACCAAAGCGAAATGATTGGAAAGGGGCTAAGCAAAGCCTTGGGAATCCCCATGGTGACCGATGCGTTGGTGCGCTCTTCCAAAACAAAAACGCAGACAAAAAAGTCACAGACCGAGCGCTGGCAAAATGTCGAAGACGCATTTGAGCTGCGTAAGCCCTTGGGCGGCAAGCTGATCTTGGTGGACGATGTCGTGACAACCGGGGCGACCTTGGAGGCTTGCATCCGCGAATTGTATGCGCAACCGGTTCCGCCTGAGGCCGTTTACGTGCTGGCT
- the nhaD gene encoding sodium:proton antiporter NhaD, translating into MEVAILIIFVAGYVAIAFEHSLMVSKAATALLTGVLAWTVYILSQSNPESTLHALEGQVAEIAQILFFLIGAMTIVELIDVHGGFDILTRAIRTKRKVSLLWIIALITFFLSAALDNLTTAIVMVSLIGKLIDSRKDRLLFAGIVIIAANSGGAWSPIGDVTTTMLWIKEKFTPIELMTNLFLPSLVSLVVPLFILSFWIKGRVEAPIAVETDDSIETQKNLAAWLKGHPGSNTESNKEAEVSQNQKLAVLVIGLVCLVFVPVFKLFTHLPPFMGMMLSLGAMWIFTEVMHKRKQDDFKEKFSPAHALERIDIPSMLFFLGILLAVGALQVSGILGELAVWLDTSLPNRNSVVVMIGLLSAIVDNVPLVSGAIQMYDPIHYPELATPNHPFWQFLAYCAGTGGSILIIGSAAGVAVMGIERVEFFWYVKRISWLALIGYLAGVGAFLLMA; encoded by the coding sequence ATGGAAGTTGCGATTTTAATCATTTTTGTTGCGGGATATGTCGCGATTGCATTTGAGCATTCGTTGATGGTGAGCAAGGCTGCGACAGCCTTGTTGACGGGCGTATTGGCATGGACGGTTTACATTTTATCGCAGTCAAATCCCGAGTCGACCCTTCATGCCTTGGAGGGCCAAGTGGCTGAAATCGCCCAAATTCTATTTTTCCTGATCGGTGCGATGACGATCGTCGAGTTGATCGACGTTCATGGTGGTTTTGATATTCTAACGCGGGCGATACGGACCAAACGAAAGGTTTCCTTGCTATGGATCATCGCGTTGATCACATTTTTTCTTTCGGCAGCATTGGACAATCTCACCACCGCGATCGTGATGGTTTCCTTGATAGGAAAGCTGATCGATAGCCGCAAGGACCGCCTGCTGTTTGCCGGTATTGTCATCATTGCAGCGAATTCAGGCGGTGCTTGGTCTCCCATCGGCGATGTCACGACAACCATGCTTTGGATCAAGGAAAAGTTTACGCCCATTGAATTGATGACCAATCTCTTCCTTCCGAGTTTGGTTTCCCTGGTGGTCCCGCTTTTCATTCTTAGTTTTTGGATCAAAGGTCGCGTCGAGGCACCCATCGCGGTGGAAACGGATGATTCGATCGAAACCCAAAAGAATCTTGCCGCATGGCTCAAAGGTCATCCCGGCTCCAATACAGAATCAAACAAGGAAGCAGAGGTCTCCCAAAACCAAAAATTGGCAGTCTTGGTAATTGGTTTGGTATGTTTGGTATTTGTCCCTGTTTTTAAACTTTTCACGCATCTACCGCCATTTATGGGGATGATGCTGAGTCTCGGCGCGATGTGGATTTTCACCGAAGTCATGCACAAGCGCAAACAAGATGATTTCAAGGAGAAATTCAGTCCTGCGCATGCCTTGGAGCGGATTGATATCCCGAGCATGCTCTTTTTCCTCGGTATTTTGTTGGCGGTTGGCGCTTTGCAAGTTTCAGGCATTCTGGGTGAATTGGCAGTTTGGCTCGATACTTCGCTCCCAAACCGGAATTCGGTTGTCGTGATGATCGGATTGTTGTCGGCGATTGTAGACAACGTGCCGTTGGTTTCAGGCGCGATCCAGATGTACGATCCCATTCATTATCCGGAATTGGCAACTCCCAACCATCCCTTTTGGCAATTTTTGGCCTACTGTGCGGGCACCGGCGGCTCCATCCTCATCATTGGCTCGGCAGCAGGCGTAGCCGTCATGGGCATCGAGCGCGTCGAATTTTTCTGGTATGTCAAACGCATTTCCTGGCTCGCCCTGATCGGATACTTGGCCGGCGTTGGAGCGTTTTTGTTGATGGCCTGA